Genomic window (Macaca thibetana thibetana isolate TM-01 chromosome 6, ASM2454274v1, whole genome shotgun sequence):
TTGCTCAATATCAATATAAACTTTCTCTTTTGAAAGTAAACACAAAGACCCAGGATTCCTTATAACAGAGTGCAACTATTTCTCTAGTAATTGAACATGTACCTACAATCTCTTGaacaatgaaacaataaaaattctccATCACAGCATGTACTCTGAGTCTAAGAATTCTGGGTGATGTCCATTCCTCTACGAAGTTCTTCAGTATACTCTCTTGACATTCTGccatatatcatttaaaaattaagttaatcaCCCTCAATAAGCCCTGTTTTAAAAAGAGGGATaaatgaagaggaaagaaggaaacttgTTAAGATACATAAGTAtgcacaagacaacacaagagaAACAATGTGTTTGGATGTCAAGGCTCTCCTTTCTACAAGTGGCCACCAGGTCACTGTTGGCATCTATGGCCATATGCCCTCAGCTAACACCTCTGCTAGTCAGGGTTTTACCTTGTGAGATGACCCAATATTCATTCCTGACAGAAAAATGTCCTCGATAATCTATTTGTGTGAGCATGCCATGGTCAttgttaatttctttcattttaaaaaaatagactctATTTTCTGAGCAGTTTTAGCTTTGTGGAAAGATCgagcagaaagtacagaattCTCACCTTTATCCCACCcccagtttacattagggttcactctttgtgtGGTACAGGTCTATGAGTTTTGCAAAATGCATAATGTTAACTACCCATCATTACATTATTACCAAAGTATTTTCAATCCCCTAAAAATCACCTATTTCAGAACTATTTATCTCCCTACCCATCCccaaacccctggcaaccactgatcttttgttgttgttgttgttacttagtttttatttcataatcataaacttaGCTCTGCAATCCAGCTAGGCATGGAAGGGAACCAGGAAAACGTGGAACCCAAAGGGAACTGCAGCGAGAGCACAAAAATTCTAGGATACTGCACGCAAATGTGGTAGAGGGGTgctctcctgagctacagaaggaaCGATCTGGTGGTTAAAATAAACACAAGTCAAACTCATTAGAATTGTCCACAGTCAGCAATGGTGATCTTCTTGCTCGTCCTGCCATTCCTGGACCCAAAGTGCTCCATGGCTTCCACAATGTTCATGCCTCCTTTCACCTTGCCAAAGGCCACATGCTTGCGCCCAACCACTCAGTCTtggcagtgcagatgaaaaactgggaaccatCTGTGTTGGGTCCAGCATTTGCCATGTACAAGATGGCAGAACCTGTATGCTTTAGGATGAGGTTCTCATCATCAAATTTCTTCCCATAGATGGACTTGCCACCAGTGCCATTATGGCATGTGAAGTCACCACCCTGACACGtaaaccctggaataattctatgaaagcaggaacccttataaccaaatcttttctctccagtgctcagagcacgaaacttttctgctgtctttggaatCTTGTCTGCAAACAGCTTGAAGGAGACGCGGCCCCAGGGCTTGCCGTCGATGGTGATGTCGAATAACACGATGGGGTTGACCATGGCTGACAGTACAGGACTCCCAGTGGTGGCGGCATCTGCAAAgataaccactgatctttttactgtctttatagttttgccttttccagaatgtcatatagttgaaatcaCAGTATGTacccttttcagactggcttctttcacttagcaaaatgtatttgtcttttctgtgtctttttgtggcttgacaGTTTTTTCCTCTTATCaccgaataatattccactgtatgaatataccaGTTTTAAGGTCAAAATTTACTACCCATGCAACAGTGTAGccgcattttaaattttaaatttaaaatttttgactgTTCGTAAAATGGAATACTGCTAAGAATCTCCCCTTGGGTATTAATTCTGCAAAAACCCAGAATCTCAGAGACAAGAGACAAGTATTTGGAGTGGATCATTAGATGTAATGAAAAAAGAAGTCACTTCAACATTCATAACAAAGATCAAAGattgttgtatattttatatggGAGACACCAGACAAGCTTATACTTAGTTACTAGCTCAAAAGATACACCACCACATCCTCTAGCATGAGTACAACCTTTTAAGCCATTGTTTCCAGCTGGCACTGTGATTGagtctttaataaaatattcgccattctataataataattttggtcAGTGATAGGATAAATGGTGGACCGGGTAAATCCAAGAAATACTACTCATTTGTTATACAACAAACTCTTTGAATACAAGCAATGTAGAACAGGATATTATGGCAGTATGTACAAAGCACTCAATGTACCAATGGAGAGTGGTGATCAGAGAAACATGATGTCAGGTAAAGCAAATGTAATTCAAGGATAAATGTAGATTCCATTTACAAAATTCCCTGTTGCCTTTATCATAGGGGAGCACCAGTAAAATCAATGAGTCTGACAAAAGGTGACTGTTTATTCACCCAGGATATGTTATTGTGTGCTTAGCCTTGGTCCTTGTTGCTTGTATGTTGGACACCCAATAGTCTTGACAGCTAAATGGGCTTTGGTAAGGGACAGTGATAAAGTTCAACATGTTGCTAAACCTATGTGTATTCTCTACTACTAGCACCAATGTTGCTGTTTATTAGCCTTCTGAGCAAGCAATGTAGTGCCTGGTTAAAGAGGTTGTTTCATACCCTCATATCTATTTGATAACCTTCCTGATGATAGTTTGGTGAGCATTCATATTAAGCACAAATATTCTTACACTTCGGCTCATTTTCTGTGGTTCATCTAcgtattttttccccaaaactcaTTGTCACCAGTCCTACAATCTGTCCTTCCAAGTCcctaataatcttttttttttttaagggagttttgctctgttgcccaggctggagtgcagtggcgcaattttggctcactgtaacttctgcttcctggattcaagagattctcctgcttcagcctcccaagtagctgggactactggcgcacaccaccacacctggctaattttcatatttttggtagagatggaatttcaccatgttagccaggctggtttcaaactcctgacttcaggtgatccacccgtcttgtcctcccaaagttctgggattataggtgtgagccaccaggcctagccCCGAGTCCCTAATTATCTAGACAACTTATTAGCTGCCACATATAAATCAATAACATCTCTTCTTCTAGACATCATGGACAACCAATTACATAggctgaatttcttttaaaattgcattcAAGTAGGTTATAATGCATAAGCAATCTACTTTTGGCTGTTACCGTGATGTTGTACAGTAACTTCTGTAAATCAGGCTGAATTTTTCCCTCACTAATCAACTGGCCATAGAGAACTTCCCATGAAGACGTTGGTATAGATTCTATTATTCCTTCCTGCTGATGAAGCAGGATAGTTATTTGGAAAACACTTATTTCATGATAAGCAGCTcagtggtcattttttttttttttccattggtaGGACTTCAGTTTCTACAATGGTCCAGGATCAATCAAGAGttgtttaaagaaaacatttattttgtaaaagaaagaagCATTTTGTTCCAAATCCTAAGAACCATAGTAGTGGTGTGTCAGGTTCTATTGCATCTGGATATAAAAACAAAGGGGCACAATATTCCTGACCAGTTGGAAATTATTATCTTGATCTCAATCCCATCAAAAGGTGGCAGCATGACAAGTCATAAAGTAAAAGGACCAGGTGATAAAATGAGGTCTCCAAAATCCAAAGCATCAAAGTTCTCGATTAGTGGTCAGGGCTGCAAAGTGCCATAATTTTTCACTTTGGAAGGCATATCTTGACCCTTCAAGGGAGGTGTGTCCCAGACATtagcaaaaataatatattttatttatatttctaacaaAGTATGTTAGAAGATTACCCGGCAAGCAAGGGCAACAATAAGATTTTAAATCAAAGAGAATATCAATAGAAATGGtcataataaatattaacataatgTAACTCTAATGCAAGAAAACAAATTACTCAGCGTGAAGCTAATAACGAGAGAACTATTGGAAAATTCATATTGACAAGTCCATATATTATGATGCATAATTAATCATGTTAGATTATCCTAGTTAAGATGTGCTTGGTTGAAATAGAAAACCTTACTAACATAATGACATAACATAGTGATATTTGATTTTCACTCAACAAGAAGTCTTAAGACAGTTGGTCCCAAGAGTTTGCTTGGTATCTCGGTAGTGTCTTGAAAACctagtttcttttcattcttcttttttttttttaatcttacacatttttgagtttattctagaaaaataaaaatgtataaagatcTAGTTAGACTACTGTGGTCAGTAAGAATAGGCTAAATAATTTATAGTAAATCCATTTGATATTATGTATACATTAATGCTGAAATATTTGACACAGAAAGATATTCAGCATTTAAATTCAAAAAGCAACTTAAGTGGAGGGTAAAAACAATATAATCAGGATaagcaagtaaaataaaatgtgtactgAGAGTAGACTGAGAAAGTCTACGAAGATATACAGCAAAGCATGATCAACCTTCTCCTTTTTGCTTACCTATAATTCTACAATGTGTGTATATTACCTGTTTGCTTTTAATAGTTCTTTGACTTAATTTATAGAGTTCTATGCTCTTATTATCAGTTCCTTGATTTTACCTGAGTCCTAGAGTTCTTAGCTGTTTTTAGTATCCTTTACTTTAAAGCTCTGTCTCCACTAATTTCCTGGCAATTCAGTAATAATTACATTAAGGTAATAACCCTCTGAACCAATTTTATAAGCaaatagataaaatttatatCTTTAGGGTAATTCCAATAGATAATTCCTGCATTTCTACAATGTGCATATATTACCTGTATATTGTTTGTTTTCAATAGGAGTTCATGGAATTTGAAATCAGTAGAAAAATCCTCATTACAAAACAACagcattttaattgaattttctaAGTGATCATTTCCAGTTGTTCAAATGCACCTGTTCAAATCAAAGTTCATCATTTTGTTTGGAACAACTTTTGTTTGAGAATCAAATGGTCATGTAATTGAGaaagcaaataagcatataatgACAGAAAAGTAAGTGGCAAAATAATCACAATCTTTGTTCCACGGGCTACTGcagtacaataaataaaatgatagttAACCAAAATcacctttattttcatcttcaaagaagaagttcttttcttctttttccaggaTAATCATGATTAACTTACAAAAATGGGTACACACCTTCAAAGCACTTCCCTTTAACGGGAAACTTAGCTTTATGGGATTTAAACATTAGaaggtgggggaaaaaaatccattttcttgtcgttaaaagacaaaacagaatCTAGCGTAAGTCAAGGAACTCATTCACACTTCAGGTCCTTCTCCTCCAGGAACCAGCATTgttatattatttccatttagcAAAATCTGATCTAATTTAGTAatccttcttccttctggtgtGATTTCAAACTCAGTGACATCTTGCAGTACCATATTGACAAAGTCATCAAATCCTAGAAGAGTACCAACAATTTCTTTATCACTCTTCATCACAATGTGAATTCTTGATCCTATACATTTGTCCACAAACTCTAACGGTAGCAGCTGTGACGGGTTGGTAGTAGCGTCAGCCGCCATGGCTACGCCGGAAGTGCTTTTTTCATTCTTAAACTCTGCCTTCCTCAAGGTGCTCAATTTCATCATGAGGCCCAGTTATTTGTAAATAGCTGCTACAGCTCTAGATAAgcccacatttatttaaaattttccaaactaGAAAGGTAGAGAAAGGACAAAAAATCCTTCCCTGATATagccttcttttttcttagggGTAAAATCTTTCCCATAAGTTCTCaacatattttctcttatatCTCAGAGGTCAAATTTAGATCATAGATCTGCCTCTAAAACAATCGCAAGCAAAGGGGAAATAATATTACATGATAAGCTCAGACCCCTTCATGATTCATCAGTTAAGACTCAGATTCTAGACATTAACAGCGATCTGTTATCAAGGAGGAGTGGGAAATAGCCATTGGATAGGCAGCAAGAGATTTTGCCTCAATCATATTTTTTTGTGAATACAATTTTACTGATAATTAAGAGTAGGAAGGGTTCATTCTGTTCCCTAGCTCTGTAATCTATTTAATGATTTTCATGATATAATCTGAAATAATCTCACTAGgatcttttctaaaaaattaaactgaTTGATGAcaaattagtttttgtttgtttgctttttgttttgttttttcaagacgagatctcactctgtcacctgccagcatgcccgtctactttttgtattgtttttagtagacatggggtttcaccatgttagccaggctggtctcaatctcctgacctcaagtgatctgctcacctcggcctcccaaagtgctgggattacaggcatgaaccaacacATGCCACCAACGAGATAGTTTTTAATAGAGCTACTATGAGCTATTCTATTAATTGCTCTCAAATCTTGCAGAGATAGGCAAAAGATAAGCTTGAACTGGTCAGGAAATTGAGTATATGAGACAAGTTATAATGtcatgtggccaggcgtggtggctcatgtctgtaatcccagcacttagggaaactgaggtgggcagatcatgaggtcaggagttcaagaccagcctggccaatatggtgaaaccccgtttctactaaaaatacaaaaattagtggggcatggtggcgcccacctgtagtcccagctacttgggagcctgaggcagcagaattgcttgaaccctgaaggcggaggtttcagtaagctgagatggtgccattgcatcctgcctgggcaacacagcaagactctgtctcttaccaaaaaaaaaaaaaaaatttttttaaaggtcatGATAAACACCTTTGTTAGCCTCTGATCTTATAATaattatcacacacacacaaaccaaacaccacacataGAGGAAACAGTAAAAGATTAAAGGACACAGCTAAAACTACATTCGTATTATTACTTCCCAAAGTTCTAAAATTATGAGAAGGGACtattgaatctttaaaaaatattgattatcCAACACTTTGTAATAACCAGTGTAATTTCATTGAAGGCTACTGAACATGGACATATTCCTATAATTTTTCTGTTATGGTGTCTGATTTGTGAAAGGAACAAAATTAAACACAGTTCCTTGGCATTTTTTCCCTCATTCACTCTACTCATTGGCATATGTgctatgtatgtttattgtaaaataggaataagatTCAGAGGTCAAGAATCAAAGTGAGTCAGAGTAGGAAAAGCCACACTTAAGTGGAACAGAAGGGCAGACGCTGTCAAATCCCAAAATTAAAGGGTAAATTTAAACACAAGTAGAAATGGTTCAAAAGCTAAGGGGATCCTCATAGTTCATGAAAAGCAAGTATTCACACAGGTAGCAGACTCTAATCTGCTGCAAGCCAATGTGCTATTCTCTTCGTGTTATTTATGTCCCTCAGAACACCTCAAAGTTCCCAAGAGCAGCCAGTATTTAACTCTAaactatatcatatatatgatatatttattatatatgatatatatttattattattattattattttgagacagagttttgctcttgttgcccaggctggagtacaatggctctatctcggctcaccacaacctctgcctcccgggttcaagtgattctcctgcctcagcctcttgagtagctgggattacaagcatgcgctaccatgctggttaattttgtatttttaatagagatggggtttctccatgttggtcaggctggtcttgaactcctgttctcaggtgatccgcctgccttggcctcccaaaatgctgggattataggtgtgagccaatgtgcccagccaaCTATATCATATTTCAATTGCGTGGTGATAATCCTCATCAAAAGAAGTATTCATTACAGTCAGTGTACTCTGCTTATTTACCACTGAAGCTTAACACAAAATTGTTGAATAAACATGCATATTGAAGTACTCAGCTAGCTATTGAGGCAACACAGGTTTCTAGATTTACTCATTTTTTGAACTGTACAAACATGTTCATGTGTGTCATGATAAACCCATGTGTGTGCatatctttattaaatattatatttcttttttacttttgttattattattgagaaagggtctcactctctcacccaggctggagtgcagtggcacaatctcagctgacttcAGCCTTGTTCTCCCAAAGCCCTAGACCCTGTAACATAACAGAATATGTATGTTTCTACTTTGTGCAATATTGAAGCAGGAATACTAGATAGAACTGTCATCTTTTCCTATTGCATTTATTTTGGtgtggaaaaatataataattggcTTCAGTCACTAAGTCTATTTCAttcaagaatatttaaatataatccaAAACATCTTAAGTACATTTTGTGATACAAAAGCATCGTATCTtctatttggaaatataaaatcCCAGGGTCCCACAGTTTAAGTATACTTTCCAGGGGTATGTATAAAATAAGAATCCCACTTCACAAAGTTAATAGAAAAAATTTATACTAATTGTATAATTAGAAGGAGAGGCTACTGATGGAGGATAAAGTGGAAATTTTCACATACTGctaattacattttaatgaagtaagaaaaaaattggaaatagtaTCCTATAAAACTTCTGAAATGAAATTATagtttgtctctgtctctctctctctctcttttttttatttcttgagatagagtttcactcttgttgcccaggctggagtgcaatagcactatCTCAGCATaatgcaaccttcgcctctcgggtttaagcgattcttttgcctcagcctcccgagtagctgggattacaggcatgcaccaccacgcccagctatatttttgtgtgtttttagggacccaccatgcctggctgtctCCTTTTTTTAGAATTAGGAGAATGGATTTTTTCAACGCTAAACTGACTCTGTACTATGTTTTCAAGaaagcaatatggtgaaatgaaAGAGGCAGGATAGCATCTTTTGTTAGCTGGCATCTAGTTCTTTAAGTTCCATGAGTCTATTGTGTCCTCTCtacatctcaaaaagaagagagaagaaacctGTATCTAATTAATGAAGCagtttcattcagcaaatgtaaTTGTACCACAGGCACATCTCAAATGAAAAATCTTGATCTTGGCTGTCATCTTCATTTTACTGGGACTGAATAACCGGTTTTGCCTCTCAAAATAATAGCCAGTGTctctttctcattaaaaaatgtgATCTTTTGCTTGATTACCTAATTATGTCACCTGCACCTTACATGAGGCAGATAGAAGAGTCTTCCAGTCTGCCTGAGCATATCTACCAAAGTAGACTGCACGTACAAATTACCTGGGGATCCTGATAAACTGCAGATTCTGAGTCTGCTTTTGAACAAGCCCTCAAGTCAAGCTGATGGTATTGGTCCCAGAATCCCTCATTGTGTAGCAAAGTATTagaatcaaaaaatgggcaagtataaggctgggcccggtggctcacgcctgtaatcccagcactttgggaggccaaggcgggtggatcacctgaggtcaggaattcgagaccagcctggccaacatggtgaaaccctgcctctactaaaaatacaaaaaattagccaggtgtggtggcatgcacctgtaatcccagctactcagaaggctgaggcagaagaattgcttgaacctgggaggcagatgttgcagtgaaccaagatcaagccactgtactccagcctgggttccagcatgggcaacaagagtgaaactccatttaaaaaaaaaaaaggggggcaaGTATAAACACGGAAATATGGACAATTGTAAGCAATATTAGAGAACtgcagaaaacaattttttaagtggTGTGTTTAACCTATTTAGAATAAAACCCATTAGGGTCCTAGGAGTTTCTGGAACTGCTTTACTTGTGAGAAACATGATCCTAAGATGCCCATTTGTTTATCAGTACATCAATTTTCTCCTTCTTAAATtggtataattattttcttccaagaagcctggcacatttttgttgttgtcattgaaAGAGGGCATATAAGGGTTATGGCTGCTATTTGGAGAAatgcattagaaaataaaaagcttgAAAAAGTCATATATTACTGAGAAAAAAgttgaatgaaaataagaaagattaaattgaaataaacaaTGAGTCAGTAAGGTATGCACTGTTAAACACTTGATGAGATTTCCCTAGTATTGACATGCTGATAACTTGAAGTAACAATGGGAGAAAAGGTCAATCTGAATTCTTAAAATGTTGAAGGCTGGGAATAAGAAGTAATATATCATAGAATCTgatactaaaatttttatttattttatgggaGAAAAAGGGAGACTAACAGACAATAGGAATAGGAAAGAATTAATAGAAATAGCAAAAAGAAGTGTATCtgcaattattaatataatacaaGAGGAAATTGTGTAGAGCTATTTAAAGAAAGATTGATAAAATTTAGATTTATGGAGAAATATCCTAATAAAGACATTATTTGTAATCAACTGTTCATAATTATTATGTAATTCTGACAGTTTTTAGGATATAAACATAAGGCAGAATGatctaatataaaatgtataaatgggACAACATATAATTTTGCTTaggaaattgaataaataaagtaGAGATTTAGGATTTGcattaatacaaaattttaaaaaatggtttacattttgtttgaaatggaTGATAAATAGGAAAATAGTAATTTAGTACATTGAGTAATTTAGTACCTTTGtcaccaaagaaatataaattgaaacAATAAGATGTCTTCTCACATCTTTGCCAGATTTTTAGGTATAAAAACAGTGGTAGCTGTATTGGTTAGAGAACAGAAACATGACACTTTCATATATGGCTGATTAGAGCAGAAATTGGTGTCATTATTTCTGAGATGTAATTTGAGAATATGTACCATCAGCCTCAAAGATGATTATGACCACGATTCACCACTTTCTTGGAAATCATTATTAATGCATGTATAGATTGATGTTTACTGTAGTATTACTTAACATAGTGAGTTGAGTACAACCTTCACTTCCAAAAAACATGAGGTAGGGGCGAATTAATTAAATATACAATAACAACGAGCTATAACAAAATGCAGTTACTTAAAAGCACATTTATAAGACTATTAATGGCAATAAATGTGATTTgatataatgttttcaaaaattaggGAATTCTATTCCTAGCATTGTGGTAGACTAGATTTGCTGAATCACTATCCTGCTATATAAACTCTACAAATACCAGATAAAATGTACATGTCATTTTTCAAAAGTGTATTACTGACTTGAATAGAAATTAAGGTGAGCCGCATAGGCCAAGCCTAAGGAGAATACATAAATCCAGAGAGGTATGCAGACTCCCAAACCAGGACTTCCAGACTTCCATATGGAAATCCAGACTTCCATAAGGACAGTCCTGGCCCTAGTACCCTGAGCTTCAATTTTTATGACCACCTGGAATATGGGAGAATGTGATACAAAACCTAGTGCCTGCTCAGTATAATAGTCTTACAGGAGAAAACTGCTGAAAGCCAGAGATACGAAGGACTATAACTTCAGTGAAAGAATAAACTAGATAAAAACCTGTTCCTCAGGGGGAGACAACCAcgaaattttcctgcctcaaactcGGCGCTATTTAGAGGAAAAATTACAAGGCCATCTTCACATGAATTTGTGGTTTAAATTTTCACTGTtagtataatttcaaaaaaagCCACACATCAaactgttaatttattttatagttatcaCATGTTGGTATTACCTCCAAACACAAGACAAAAGCAAAGTGTCTTCGGAGAAACCCACATTCACCCCATGTCTCAAAGTAAAATTTCACCCAAAATGAGGAAAAAGTAAGACTCTTACAAAACTCATGAGGAAATAAACATCATGAGCAGAAACAGAATTATGCTCATAAAGACTTCAGATATTAGAATGATTATATAACTATAAAAGCTATGTTTAATGTGTTTAAAAACTCAATGAGGTGTGCCAGGAATATAAATGTGAGACGGTGTATGTATCTTATATTAAGCAGATTGAAACTGAATTTAAGAGatcttttagaa
Coding sequences:
- the LOC126956875 gene encoding U6 snRNA-associated Sm-like protein LSm5; this translates as MAADATTNPSQLLPLEFVDKCIGSRIHIVMKSDKEIVGTLLGFDDFVNMVLQDVTEFEITPEGRRITKLDQILLNGNNITMLVPGGEGPEV